In Paenibacillus sp. J23TS9, a single genomic region encodes these proteins:
- the dprA gene encoding DNA-processing protein DprA, with amino-acid sequence MDIRWLLIALHETKGVGRKGIARLMVEGMLTEEAMLYKGRDWEAYGFSADISERLDHNLTASVLQQKIEDRELDPFIQTMTILDSSYPAILKESPDPPLVLYVRGNPDLLTRPGIAMVGTRVPTAYGRKMGGELAQGLCSGGLSVISGLARGIDSICHEAALSCGGGTIAVMATGMDVIYPPENRALFARIIQDGLIVTEYPPGTKPHPGLFPQRNRIIAGLSLGTLVVEADERSGSLITADAALDAGRDVFAVPGQVTSPKSRGALNLIRQGAKMVCGAADILEEYVSWLPKGYENTYNREVQVKKIQSNGEGHLTTDELRLYHILEQGPFTLDELLQHSRWDFGHLHSVLLSLIIKKQITQLPGAIYKTI; translated from the coding sequence ATGGATATTCGCTGGCTGCTTATTGCACTGCATGAAACGAAAGGCGTTGGCAGAAAGGGCATTGCTCGTTTGATGGTGGAAGGAATGTTGACAGAGGAAGCCATGCTTTATAAAGGAAGGGATTGGGAGGCTTATGGTTTTTCTGCGGATATTTCGGAGCGGTTGGATCACAATCTCACTGCATCAGTCCTTCAGCAGAAAATAGAAGATAGAGAGCTTGATCCGTTCATTCAGACAATGACCATTTTAGACAGCAGCTATCCTGCAATATTAAAAGAAAGCCCTGATCCGCCCCTTGTTTTATATGTCAGGGGAAATCCCGACTTATTGACTCGGCCTGGTATCGCAATGGTGGGGACCAGAGTCCCGACAGCCTATGGCCGTAAAATGGGGGGAGAACTGGCACAAGGACTATGTTCGGGAGGATTGAGCGTCATAAGCGGATTAGCCAGAGGAATCGACAGTATTTGCCATGAGGCTGCGTTATCATGCGGAGGAGGAACCATTGCCGTGATGGCCACGGGAATGGATGTTATATATCCTCCCGAGAATAGAGCATTGTTCGCCAGGATCATCCAGGACGGCTTAATCGTAACGGAGTACCCACCGGGCACAAAGCCCCATCCGGGTTTATTTCCGCAGCGGAATCGTATTATTGCTGGATTGTCGCTTGGTACGCTCGTTGTGGAGGCGGATGAGCGCAGCGGATCGTTGATTACAGCAGATGCGGCTCTGGATGCGGGAAGAGATGTCTTTGCTGTTCCGGGTCAGGTAACCTCACCGAAAAGCCGAGGGGCGCTTAATTTGATCCGTCAGGGCGCTAAAATGGTATGTGGAGCCGCGGACATACTCGAGGAATATGTTTCATGGTTGCCAAAGGGGTACGAGAATACATACAATAGGGAAGTTCAGGTAAAAAAGATCCAATCGAATGGAGAAGGTCATTTGACAACGGATGAACTTCGACTATACCATATACTGGAGCAGGGACCGTTCACACTGGATGAGCTGCTGCAGCACAGCCGGTGGGATTTTGGACATTTGCATTCAGTTCTGTTATCTTTAATCATAAAAAAGCAGATTACCCAATTACCTGGTGCTATATATAAGACAATATAA
- the sucD gene encoding succinate--CoA ligase subunit alpha, with product MSILVDKNTKVITQGITGKTALFHAKGALDYGTQMVGGTSPGKGGTTVDIELENGSSVSLPVFNTVVEAKNATGATASVIYVPPAFAADSILEAVEAEMELVICITEGIPVLDMVKVARYMEGKKTVLIGPNCPGVITPGECKIGIMPGYIHTPGHVGVVSRSGTLTYEAVHQLTTRGIGQSTAVGIGGDPVKGTEFIDVLKRFNEDPNTYAVIMIGEIGGTAEEDAAEWIRDNMTKPVVGFIGGVTAPPGKRMGHAGAIISGGKGTAKEKIAKMEECGIKVAPTPSDMGSTLVSVLEERGMLEKCLTH from the coding sequence GTGAGTATTTTGGTTGATAAAAATACAAAAGTGATTACCCAGGGCATCACCGGGAAAACCGCCCTTTTCCATGCAAAAGGCGCCCTTGATTACGGAACGCAAATGGTGGGAGGTACTTCCCCCGGCAAAGGCGGCACAACCGTGGATATTGAGCTTGAAAACGGCAGCTCTGTGAGCCTTCCTGTTTTCAACACCGTGGTAGAAGCCAAAAATGCTACAGGCGCTACAGCGAGCGTTATTTACGTTCCGCCAGCCTTTGCAGCAGACTCGATCCTGGAAGCCGTTGAGGCCGAAATGGAATTGGTTATCTGCATCACTGAAGGCATTCCGGTGCTTGATATGGTCAAAGTAGCCCGTTATATGGAAGGCAAAAAGACCGTTCTGATCGGACCAAACTGTCCGGGTGTCATCACGCCGGGCGAATGCAAAATCGGTATTATGCCTGGATATATACATACGCCAGGACATGTAGGCGTAGTATCCCGAAGCGGAACGCTGACTTATGAAGCTGTGCATCAGCTGACTACCCGCGGCATTGGACAATCCACTGCGGTAGGTATCGGCGGGGACCCTGTAAAAGGAACAGAGTTCATCGATGTTCTGAAACGCTTCAACGAAGATCCTAACACCTATGCGGTGATCATGATCGGTGAAATCGGCGGTACAGCTGAAGAAGATGCTGCTGAATGGATCCGTGACAACATGACCAAGCCGGTCGTAGGCTTTATCGGCGGGGTAACTGCTCCTCCAGGAAAACGTATGGGCCATGCAGGCGCTATTATCTCCGGCGGTAAAGGTACTGCCAAAGAGAAAATCGCCAAAATGGAAGAATGCGGCATCAAAGTCGCTCCAACTCCTTCCGACATGGGCTCCACGCTGGTTAGCGTTCTTGAGGAACGCGGCATGCTGGAGAAATGCTTGACACATTAA
- a CDS encoding MarR family winged helix-turn-helix transcriptional regulator codes for MKSKEIVPQLQLENQLCFAVYACSREITKMYQPHLEKLGVTYSQYLVLMVLWEKKQCTVKELGEALFLDSGTLTPLLKRLQAAGLINRERSVQDERKVIITLTEEGVLLRDKAIDVPGSMQNDVCMNADEFNRLLGEFKGLLERVHNINVQRDGKNS; via the coding sequence ATGAAATCGAAGGAAATCGTTCCTCAGCTTCAACTGGAGAACCAACTGTGCTTTGCTGTATATGCTTGCTCACGTGAAATCACGAAAATGTACCAGCCGCATCTTGAGAAGCTGGGAGTTACGTATTCACAATATTTGGTGCTTATGGTGCTATGGGAGAAAAAGCAATGTACGGTGAAGGAGCTTGGTGAAGCTCTGTTTTTGGACTCGGGTACGCTGACTCCTCTTTTAAAACGACTTCAAGCTGCCGGCTTGATCAACAGAGAGCGCTCCGTCCAAGATGAGCGGAAGGTCATTATTACGCTTACTGAAGAAGGTGTGCTTCTAAGAGATAAAGCGATTGATGTACCGGGATCCATGCAAAATGATGTCTGTATGAACGCCGACGAGTTTAACCGGTTGCTTGGAGAATTCAAGGGACTATTGGAGCGGGTTCACAATATTAATGTGCAGCGGGATGGGAAAAACAGCTGA
- the topA gene encoding type I DNA topoisomerase, which produces MADSLVIVESPAKAKTIGKYLGSKYIVKASMGHVRDLPKSQIGVEVENEFNPKYITIRGKGSVLKELKDASKKVKKVYLAADPDREGEAIAWHLAHALELDNTESCRVVFNEITKQAVKDAFKTPRKINMDLVNAQQARRILDRLVGYKISPLLWKKVKKGLSAGRVQSVAVKIILDRENEIDAFVPEEYWSITAKLAKGSSVFEAKFHQLDGQKKELSKEEDVQEVLKAIKGATFKVAELKEKERQRHPSPPFTTSSLQQEAARKLNFRAAKTMSVAQQLYEGVELGKEGTVGLITYMRTDSTRIAVSAQEEAKEFIDGKYGSPFVPETPREYSKKAANAQDAHEAIRPTSVLRDPESVKSFMSRDQFRLYKLVWERFVASQMSSALLDTLSVDITAGSAVFRATGSKVRFPGFMKVYVEGNDDGTTEEEKFLPALSPGDKLKKEEIDPKQHFTQPPPRYTEARLVRTMEELGIGRPSTYAPTLETIQKRGYVAIEEKKFMPTELGELVIEQMEQFFPEILDAEFTAHMEEDLDHVEEGSEDWVKVLKEFYDSFEKRLEVAEEEMKEIEIEDEVSDEICEKCGKPMVYKLGRFGKFLACSGFPDCRNTKPIVKDIGVTCPKCKEGHVVERRSKKGRIFYGCDRYPECDFVSWDRPSSKPCPKCGSWMVEKRNKQGARLQCTSCDHVEEIEENEDNDEIV; this is translated from the coding sequence ATGGCTGATTCACTGGTGATCGTGGAATCGCCCGCAAAGGCGAAGACGATCGGAAAGTATTTAGGCAGCAAATATATCGTAAAGGCTTCCATGGGCCATGTTCGCGATTTGCCAAAGAGCCAAATCGGGGTTGAAGTAGAAAACGAATTCAATCCGAAGTATATTACCATCCGCGGAAAAGGTTCCGTGTTAAAAGAATTGAAGGATGCCAGCAAAAAAGTGAAAAAGGTTTATCTCGCAGCTGACCCCGATCGTGAAGGGGAGGCTATTGCTTGGCATTTGGCTCATGCCTTGGAGCTGGATAATACGGAAAGCTGCCGGGTCGTGTTCAACGAAATTACGAAGCAAGCCGTTAAGGATGCTTTTAAAACACCGCGCAAAATTAATATGGATCTGGTTAATGCCCAGCAAGCCAGACGAATTTTGGACCGGCTGGTAGGTTACAAGATCAGCCCTTTATTATGGAAGAAAGTTAAAAAGGGATTGTCAGCAGGGCGTGTTCAATCGGTTGCTGTCAAGATTATTCTAGACCGTGAAAATGAAATTGACGCTTTCGTTCCTGAAGAATACTGGTCAATCACAGCCAAGCTAGCCAAGGGCAGCTCCGTGTTTGAAGCAAAGTTTCATCAGCTGGACGGACAGAAGAAAGAGCTTTCCAAGGAAGAAGACGTCCAGGAAGTTTTGAAGGCCATCAAGGGAGCGACCTTTAAGGTTGCAGAATTGAAGGAGAAGGAACGTCAGCGGCATCCTTCGCCGCCGTTTACCACGAGTTCCCTGCAGCAGGAGGCGGCGCGGAAGCTGAATTTCCGGGCAGCGAAAACGATGTCTGTTGCTCAGCAGCTGTATGAAGGTGTTGAACTTGGCAAGGAAGGTACTGTCGGTCTGATTACTTACATGCGTACCGACTCCACTCGAATTGCCGTTTCTGCACAGGAAGAAGCCAAAGAATTTATCGATGGGAAATACGGCAGCCCGTTTGTGCCTGAAACACCGCGTGAGTATTCGAAGAAAGCAGCGAATGCTCAGGATGCGCATGAAGCTATTCGTCCAACTTCAGTGCTCCGTGATCCGGAGTCGGTAAAGTCCTTCATGAGTCGAGACCAGTTCAGATTATATAAGCTGGTATGGGAGCGTTTTGTAGCAAGTCAAATGTCATCGGCTCTACTGGATACCCTCTCGGTGGATATCACTGCCGGCAGCGCAGTATTCCGTGCTACGGGTTCGAAAGTGCGCTTTCCGGGCTTTATGAAAGTGTACGTTGAAGGAAACGATGACGGAACGACAGAGGAAGAGAAATTTCTGCCGGCGTTGTCTCCCGGAGACAAGCTGAAAAAGGAAGAGATTGATCCGAAGCAGCATTTTACCCAACCGCCACCGCGTTATACCGAGGCTCGCCTTGTGCGCACGATGGAGGAACTTGGGATTGGACGGCCAAGTACTTATGCTCCGACGCTGGAGACCATTCAAAAGCGGGGCTATGTAGCAATTGAGGAAAAGAAATTTATGCCGACCGAGCTTGGCGAGCTAGTCATCGAGCAAATGGAGCAGTTCTTTCCTGAAATTCTTGACGCTGAGTTTACCGCACATATGGAAGAAGACCTTGACCATGTCGAGGAAGGCTCTGAAGATTGGGTAAAGGTTCTGAAGGAATTCTATGATTCATTTGAGAAGCGTTTGGAAGTTGCTGAAGAAGAAATGAAGGAAATCGAAATCGAAGATGAGGTTTCCGATGAAATTTGTGAGAAATGCGGGAAGCCGATGGTCTATAAACTCGGCCGTTTTGGTAAGTTTCTGGCCTGTTCAGGATTTCCGGATTGCCGGAATACCAAGCCCATCGTGAAGGATATCGGTGTAACCTGTCCGAAATGCAAAGAAGGTCATGTGGTGGAACGCCGGAGTAAAAAGGGACGGATCTTTTATGGATGCGACCGTTATCCGGAATGCGATTTTGTTTCATGGGACCGTCCTTCAAGCAAACCTTGCCCGAAATGCGGCTCATGGATGGTAGAGAAACGGAATAAGCAGGGAGCAAGACTTCAGTGCACATCCTGTGACCATGTAGAGGAAATAGAAGAAAATGAAGACAATGACGAGATTGTATAA
- the sucC gene encoding ADP-forming succinate--CoA ligase subunit beta, which translates to MNIHEYQGKQVLKQYGVAVPNGKVAYTVEEAVEAAKSLNSQVTVVKAQIHAGGRGKAGGVKVAKNLDEVRAYAEEILGKVLVTHQTGPEGKQVKRLLIEEGCDIRKEYYVGVVVDRATGCVVMMGSEEGGTEIEEVAAATPEKIFKEVVDPAVGLQVFQARRLAYAINIPKELVNKAAQFMMALYTAFVDKDCSIAEINPLVVTGDGNVMALDAKLNFDSNALFRHKDIQELRDLDEEDEKEIEASKYDLSYVALDGNIGCMVNGAGLAMATMDIIKHYGGDPANFLDVGGGATTEKVTEAFKIILSDKQVKGIFVNIFGGIMRCDVIAEGVVEAAKQLGLTRPLVVRLEGTNVDLGKKILAESGLNIVPADSMADGAQKIVSLVK; encoded by the coding sequence ATGAATATCCATGAATATCAAGGAAAACAGGTATTGAAACAGTATGGAGTTGCCGTTCCGAACGGAAAGGTTGCTTATACGGTGGAAGAAGCTGTCGAAGCCGCAAAATCGCTGAACAGCCAGGTTACGGTTGTAAAAGCGCAAATTCATGCAGGTGGACGCGGTAAAGCGGGCGGCGTTAAGGTTGCTAAAAATCTTGACGAAGTACGCGCATATGCCGAAGAGATTCTCGGTAAAGTGCTTGTCACACATCAAACCGGTCCGGAAGGCAAACAAGTCAAACGCCTCCTGATCGAAGAAGGCTGCGATATCCGCAAAGAATATTATGTGGGTGTTGTTGTCGACCGTGCTACCGGCTGCGTCGTTATGATGGGTTCGGAAGAAGGCGGTACGGAAATTGAGGAAGTGGCTGCAGCGACTCCCGAGAAAATTTTCAAAGAAGTTGTTGATCCGGCAGTAGGATTGCAGGTTTTCCAAGCCCGCAGACTTGCTTATGCCATCAACATTCCTAAAGAACTGGTAAATAAGGCTGCTCAATTTATGATGGCCCTTTATACAGCTTTTGTGGACAAAGATTGTTCGATCGCTGAAATTAACCCTCTGGTTGTAACGGGTGACGGTAACGTCATGGCGCTGGATGCCAAGCTTAACTTTGACTCCAATGCATTGTTCCGCCATAAGGACATTCAGGAGCTGCGCGATCTGGACGAAGAGGACGAGAAGGAAATCGAAGCATCCAAGTACGACCTGAGCTATGTGGCTCTGGACGGCAATATCGGCTGCATGGTTAATGGCGCAGGCCTGGCTATGGCAACGATGGATATCATCAAACACTATGGCGGCGACCCGGCCAACTTCCTTGACGTAGGGGGCGGTGCGACGACAGAGAAGGTAACCGAAGCGTTCAAAATCATTCTCTCCGACAAGCAGGTTAAAGGCATTTTCGTCAATATTTTTGGCGGTATTATGCGTTGCGACGTGATCGCTGAGGGTGTTGTTGAAGCAGCGAAGCAGCTTGGCCTTACGCGGCCGCTGGTTGTGCGTCTGGAAGGAACTAACGTGGATCTCGGGAAGAAAATTCTGGCTGAATCCGGCCTGAATATCGTTCCTGCCGATTCCATGGCCGACGGTGCACAAAAAATTGTCTCGCTCGTAAAATAG